Proteins from a genomic interval of Granulicella sp. L56:
- a CDS encoding sugar kinase: MNLGFKIPEKGTLDFLSLGALVTRLDPGIIPFRKATELAIHVSGGEFNVAANLSDCFKLNTGVASAMVDYPIGDLVAERVRAMGVKPIYKHFEHDGTRGPNIATVYSDQGFGVRAPVVFYNRSNEAAALLKPGDFDWKAIFGQGVRWFHSGGIFSALSESTAELLIEALKAARAAGVICSFDLNYREKLWKTVGGIKRAHEVLGKIVENVDVLVGNEEDLQKGLGFEGPEVGASSKLDPSVFLGMIDQVVKRYPNIKIVATTLREVHNTNHHSWSAVAWVNGKTVNAPTAELKVLDRVGGGDGFAAGFIYGLLSGQEPEEAIKLGWAHGALMTTFPGDTTMATLDQVKAFASGGSARIQR, from the coding sequence ATGAATCTTGGCTTCAAAATTCCTGAAAAAGGCACATTGGATTTTCTGTCCCTCGGGGCACTCGTTACCCGGCTCGATCCCGGCATTATCCCGTTTCGCAAGGCCACAGAGCTTGCAATCCACGTAAGCGGCGGCGAGTTCAATGTCGCGGCGAACCTGTCGGACTGCTTCAAGCTGAACACCGGCGTTGCGTCCGCCATGGTGGACTATCCGATTGGAGATCTCGTTGCCGAGCGCGTGCGTGCGATGGGCGTCAAGCCGATCTACAAGCACTTCGAGCATGACGGAACCCGTGGACCGAACATTGCGACCGTTTACAGCGATCAGGGCTTCGGTGTCCGCGCTCCGGTGGTGTTCTACAACCGCAGCAACGAAGCCGCGGCGCTGCTGAAGCCGGGCGACTTTGACTGGAAGGCCATCTTTGGCCAGGGCGTTCGCTGGTTCCACAGCGGCGGAATCTTCTCCGCTCTCTCCGAGTCGACCGCTGAGTTGTTGATCGAAGCGCTCAAAGCAGCCCGCGCTGCCGGTGTGATCTGCTCGTTCGACCTGAACTATCGCGAGAAGCTCTGGAAGACGGTTGGCGGAATCAAGCGTGCCCACGAAGTGCTTGGCAAGATCGTCGAGAACGTCGATGTTCTGGTCGGCAACGAAGAGGACCTGCAGAAGGGACTCGGCTTTGAAGGCCCAGAGGTTGGAGCCAGCTCCAAGCTCGATCCCAGTGTCTTCCTGGGCATGATCGATCAGGTGGTGAAGCGCTATCCCAACATCAAGATCGTTGCGACGACACTGCGCGAGGTTCATAACACGAACCACCACAGCTGGAGCGCGGTGGCGTGGGTGAACGGCAAGACGGTCAATGCTCCTACGGCTGAGCTGAAGGTGCTCGACCGCGTTGGCGGCGGAGACGGTTTTGCAGCCGGATTTATCTATGGCTTGCTCAGCGGGCAGGAGCCCGAAGAGGCGATCAAGCTGGGATGGGCTCACGGCGCGCTGATGACGACCTTCCCCGGTGATACCACGATGGCGACCCTTGACCAGGTCAAGGCGTTTGCCAGCGGCGGATCGGCTCGCATCCAGCGATAA
- a CDS encoding tagaturonate epimerase family protein — MSEGLKLPKFSLGVGDRFAHQAKAQLAACILAADAGVEVVPVWNKSNREHMIIGSEPSQTRAAADAAVKELGWTKPYFLDADHINLKTVGRFLEPCDFFTLDVADLIGQPADPKDVEAFVKRHPELVGTVTIPHIDEPFKTDVAFVTGVANKFLAAVQDAGRIYRFLVEKKGAGKFIAEVSMDETDYPQTPVELLIILAAISDEKIPIQTIAPKFTGRFNKGVDYVGDVAQFTKEFNEDLATIAFAIKTYGLPDNLKLSIHSGSDKFSIYKAVHDAVKKFDAGVHMKTAGTTWLEELIGLAEAGGNGLAIAKEVYAEAYAHSEELCAPYATVIDIDPTKLPQPEEVNGWTSEQYTSALRHEQGNKAYNQSFRQLLHVGFKVAAKLGDRYLKALEANEAVVAKNVTTNLFERHIRPVFLGK, encoded by the coding sequence ATGAGCGAGGGATTGAAGCTTCCGAAGTTTTCACTGGGTGTGGGGGATCGGTTTGCGCACCAGGCAAAGGCGCAGCTTGCGGCATGTATTTTGGCTGCCGATGCGGGGGTTGAGGTAGTTCCGGTGTGGAACAAGTCCAATCGGGAGCACATGATTATTGGGTCGGAGCCGAGCCAGACGCGAGCCGCCGCAGACGCTGCGGTGAAGGAACTTGGCTGGACCAAGCCGTACTTTCTGGACGCCGACCACATCAATCTGAAGACAGTGGGTAGGTTCCTCGAACCCTGCGATTTTTTCACCCTCGATGTCGCAGATTTGATCGGACAGCCTGCCGATCCGAAGGATGTAGAGGCGTTTGTGAAACGGCATCCGGAGTTGGTGGGCACGGTGACGATTCCGCACATCGACGAGCCGTTCAAGACCGATGTTGCCTTTGTGACTGGTGTTGCCAATAAGTTTCTCGCCGCGGTGCAGGATGCCGGGCGCATCTATCGCTTTCTGGTGGAGAAGAAGGGCGCGGGCAAGTTCATTGCCGAGGTCTCGATGGACGAGACCGACTATCCGCAGACTCCGGTGGAGTTGCTGATTATTCTGGCTGCGATCTCGGATGAGAAGATTCCTATCCAGACGATTGCGCCGAAGTTTACAGGCCGATTCAACAAGGGCGTCGATTACGTGGGCGATGTCGCTCAGTTTACGAAAGAGTTCAACGAAGATCTGGCGACCATTGCTTTTGCGATCAAGACCTATGGACTGCCTGACAATCTGAAACTCAGCATTCACTCCGGCTCCGATAAGTTCTCAATCTATAAGGCAGTTCATGACGCGGTGAAGAAGTTCGACGCCGGTGTTCATATGAAGACGGCGGGAACGACCTGGCTGGAAGAGCTGATCGGATTGGCCGAAGCCGGTGGGAACGGGCTCGCGATTGCCAAAGAGGTTTACGCCGAGGCCTACGCGCACAGTGAAGAGCTGTGCGCGCCGTATGCGACTGTCATCGACATCGATCCGACGAAGCTGCCGCAGCCCGAAGAGGTAAATGGGTGGACCAGTGAGCAGTACACCTCGGCCCTGCGCCATGAACAGGGCAACAAGGCGTATAACCAGAGTTTCCGGCAGTTGTTGCATGTCGGCTTCAAGGTTGCGGCGAAGCTGGGCGATCGTTACCTGAAGGCTCTGGAGGCGAATGAAGCGGTTGTAGCGAAGAATGTGACCACGAATTTATTTGAGCGGCACATTCGTCCGGTATTCCTTGGAAAATAG
- a CDS encoding lactate racemase domain-containing protein, whose amino-acid sequence MSLFFAAGSATTEMSPSEVRAGLFSALDKLGKRKKVLAVPPDFTRMHSQSGVLTEMAWDYYGENLVDVLPALGTHKGMTDEEISIMFGKTPRELFRVHDWRNDIVTLGEVPGEFMYEVSEGKLDYTWPAQVNKLLRDGGHDLILSIGQVVPHEVVGMANYNKNIFVGTGGSMGIHRSHFLGAVYGMERMMGRADTPVRRVLNYASDHFAQNLPIVYVQTVVSKNDAGELVIRGMYIGDDAECFELAAELSLQVNFKMMDREIKKAVVFLDPHEFRSTWLGNKSVYRTRMALADNAELIVLAPGVHEFGEDAAIDVLIRKYGYCGTPRTLEAVKEDPQLAGNLSAAAHLIHGSSEGRFTIRYCPGHLTREEIESVHYEYGDLAEALKKYNPETLKDGWNTVDGEEIFYISNPGLGLWAYEGRFKN is encoded by the coding sequence ATGAGCCTCTTTTTTGCTGCTGGAAGTGCGACGACGGAGATGTCACCGAGTGAGGTGCGGGCAGGGCTGTTCAGCGCCCTCGACAAGTTGGGAAAACGGAAGAAAGTGTTGGCGGTTCCCCCGGATTTCACGCGAATGCACTCGCAAAGCGGCGTTTTGACCGAGATGGCATGGGACTACTATGGCGAAAATCTGGTGGATGTCCTGCCTGCGTTGGGAACCCACAAAGGGATGACCGACGAAGAGATCTCCATCATGTTTGGGAAGACTCCGCGCGAGCTCTTCCGCGTCCACGACTGGCGCAACGACATCGTTACTCTTGGCGAAGTTCCCGGCGAGTTCATGTATGAAGTCAGCGAGGGCAAGCTCGATTACACCTGGCCCGCACAGGTCAATAAGCTGCTTCGCGACGGTGGCCACGATTTGATTCTGTCCATCGGGCAGGTGGTTCCCCACGAGGTCGTGGGCATGGCGAACTACAACAAGAACATCTTTGTGGGCACCGGCGGCTCAATGGGGATTCATCGCAGCCACTTCCTCGGCGCTGTCTACGGCATGGAGCGCATGATGGGCCGGGCAGATACCCCGGTGCGCCGCGTGCTGAACTATGCCAGCGACCACTTCGCGCAAAACCTGCCGATCGTGTACGTGCAGACCGTGGTGAGCAAGAACGACGCGGGCGAGCTGGTCATTCGTGGCATGTATATCGGCGATGACGCGGAGTGTTTTGAGCTTGCTGCCGAGCTGAGCCTTCAGGTTAACTTCAAGATGATGGACCGCGAGATCAAAAAAGCAGTCGTCTTCCTCGATCCGCACGAATTTCGCAGCACCTGGCTGGGCAACAAAAGCGTCTATCGCACCCGCATGGCTCTCGCCGACAATGCTGAATTGATCGTCCTCGCTCCCGGAGTCCACGAGTTTGGCGAAGACGCCGCCATTGATGTGCTGATTCGCAAATATGGCTACTGCGGAACTCCGAGGACGCTTGAAGCAGTGAAAGAAGACCCCCAGTTGGCGGGGAACCTGAGCGCCGCTGCCCACCTGATCCACGGCTCCAGCGAAGGCCGCTTCACCATTCGCTACTGCCCCGGACACCTGACCCGGGAGGAGATCGAGAGTGTCCACTACGAGTATGGCGATCTCGCGGAAGCCCTGAAGAAATACAATCCGGAGACCCTTAAAGACGGCTGGAACACGGTCGACGGCGAAGAGATCTTCTACATCTCTAACCCCGGTCTCGGCCTTTGGGCTTATGAAGGCCGCTTCAAAAATTAA
- a CDS encoding dienelactone hydrolase family protein, which translates to MTEQDLTLPTPDGTTDAVLFSPDTSTPLPGVIHLPDIGGIREAHRSMARRLSHEGYVVLLVNPFYRTSRSPVFDFPRVSGEPRTMQRMAELMAPLTAQAQERDVAAYVDFLEAQPAFHPGQMGIVGYCFGGAMALRAAAVRSSLIAAAASFHGGGLYRAGDPASPHLVLPQVVARLYFGHADQDKSMDAEAIKGLEQALVDWGEQYESEIYEGAHHGWTVPDNPAFNPEQADRAFEKLKNLLEETIS; encoded by the coding sequence ATGACTGAGCAAGACCTCACCCTCCCCACGCCCGACGGCACAACCGATGCCGTCCTCTTCTCGCCTGACACCTCCACGCCGCTGCCCGGGGTGATCCACTTACCCGACATCGGCGGCATTCGCGAAGCGCACCGCAGCATGGCTCGACGCCTCTCTCACGAAGGCTATGTCGTGCTTCTGGTCAACCCCTTCTATCGCACCAGCCGTTCCCCGGTCTTCGACTTTCCTCGTGTATCGGGAGAGCCGCGCACCATGCAGCGCATGGCCGAGTTGATGGCACCGCTCACGGCGCAAGCTCAGGAGCGGGACGTTGCCGCTTATGTCGACTTTCTCGAAGCGCAACCAGCCTTTCACCCAGGCCAGATGGGCATTGTGGGCTACTGCTTTGGCGGAGCGATGGCGCTGCGGGCAGCGGCAGTACGGTCGTCCCTAATCGCGGCAGCGGCCTCCTTCCACGGTGGAGGCCTATACCGCGCCGGCGATCCTGCAAGCCCGCATCTGGTTCTGCCGCAAGTTGTTGCCCGGCTTTACTTTGGCCATGCAGACCAGGACAAGAGCATGGATGCCGAGGCCATCAAAGGGCTGGAGCAGGCTCTAGTAGATTGGGGCGAACAGTATGAGAGCGAGATCTACGAAGGGGCACACCATGGCTGGACGGTCCCCGATAATCCAGCATTCAATCCCGAACAAGCCGATCGCGCCTTTGAAAAGTTGAAGAATTTACTGGAGGAAACAATCTCCTAG
- the uxaC gene encoding glucuronate isomerase, whose amino-acid sequence MLDENRLFPSDPAARSVAVKLYETARKLPIISPHGHCDPRWFAEDKAFPNPSALFITPDHYVFRMLYSQGVSLESLGVPQVDGGGSSDPREVWRIFAKHYYLFRGTPTRLWLDYAFEKQFGLKDRLSPQNADAYYDLIAKALETPVFRPRALYEQFNIEVLATTDTPLDTLEFHKAIKESGWKGRILPTFRPDSVIDAEYTGFVQNIEKLGQITGENIGTFKGYLNALRNRRAFFKSMGATATDHGHLTAQTADLDAAAAESLYQRILSGKSAPEEQQLFQAQMLTEMAGMSVEDGLTMQLHPGSLRNHNLQVYTKFGRDKGADMPLATEYVRSLRPLLNRYGNDPRLTFILFTLDETSYSRELAPLAGHYPALRLGPPWWFQDSPDGMMRFREQATETAGFYNTVGFNDDTRAFLSIPARHDVARRTDCAFLGRLVAEGRLDEDEAFEVIEDLTVNLVRKAYKL is encoded by the coding sequence ATGCTTGACGAAAACAGGTTATTTCCTTCGGATCCTGCGGCCCGCTCGGTGGCCGTGAAGTTGTACGAAACGGCACGGAAGCTCCCCATCATTTCGCCTCATGGGCACTGCGATCCACGCTGGTTTGCCGAAGACAAGGCCTTTCCCAACCCGTCTGCGCTGTTCATCACTCCCGATCACTACGTCTTCCGTATGCTCTACTCGCAGGGCGTCTCGCTCGAATCCCTCGGCGTACCCCAGGTCGATGGCGGCGGATCCTCCGATCCCCGCGAGGTCTGGCGTATCTTCGCCAAGCACTACTACCTCTTCCGCGGCACGCCGACCCGGCTGTGGCTCGACTATGCCTTCGAGAAGCAGTTCGGTTTGAAGGACCGTCTCAGCCCGCAAAATGCCGATGCTTACTATGACCTGATTGCCAAGGCACTGGAGACGCCCGTGTTCCGTCCTCGGGCTCTGTATGAGCAGTTCAACATCGAGGTACTGGCCACCACCGACACGCCGCTGGACACGCTCGAGTTCCACAAGGCCATCAAGGAGTCGGGATGGAAGGGCCGCATTCTGCCCACCTTCCGCCCTGACTCTGTCATCGACGCCGAGTACACAGGTTTCGTCCAGAACATCGAAAAGCTGGGCCAGATCACCGGCGAGAACATCGGCACCTTCAAGGGCTACCTGAACGCTCTGCGCAACCGCCGCGCCTTCTTCAAGTCGATGGGGGCGACGGCCACCGATCATGGCCACCTCACTGCACAGACCGCGGACCTCGACGCTGCCGCGGCGGAGTCGCTCTACCAGAGAATCCTCTCCGGCAAGTCCGCGCCCGAAGAGCAGCAGCTCTTTCAGGCGCAGATGCTGACCGAGATGGCCGGCATGAGTGTCGAGGACGGGCTGACCATGCAACTGCATCCCGGCTCGCTGCGCAATCACAATCTGCAGGTCTATACGAAGTTCGGCCGCGACAAGGGGGCCGATATGCCGCTGGCGACCGAGTACGTCCGCTCCCTGCGTCCGCTGCTCAACCGGTACGGCAACGATCCGCGCCTGACCTTCATCCTCTTCACTCTCGACGAGACCTCGTACTCACGTGAACTGGCGCCGCTGGCTGGCCACTATCCCGCGTTGCGTCTGGGGCCGCCCTGGTGGTTTCAGGACTCCCCCGATGGCATGATGCGCTTCCGCGAGCAGGCCACCGAGACGGCGGGCTTCTACAATACGGTAGGCTTCAACGACGACACCCGCGCCTTCCTGTCGATCCCCGCACGTCACGACGTAGCCCGCCGCACCGACTGTGCCTTCCTCGGCAGGCTGGTGGCAGAGGGCCGCCTCGACGAAGACGAAGCCTTTGAGGTAATCGAAGATCTTACCGTCAATCTGGTAAGGAAAGCCTACAAGCTGTAG
- a CDS encoding beta-N-acetylhexosaminidase, which yields MLFFRSGIVLLALTTFASAQSSIKLIPMPREVHATADVPLPDGVRIVCEAPCSEEDHFAATDLGTSLQERNISSVSTSGLVIELTRLANHPAEGFTAEMKPEGYVISASRNTLTVTAATAEGLFYGAQTVKQLIVGDGPKAILRGADIRDWPALKYRGLDDDLSRGPVPTLDFQKKQIRTIAAYKINIYSPYFEHTQQYASNPLMAPPGGSISAADAKTLVAYAQAYHVTIIPEQEAFGHLHHNLTWEQYSQLAENPHGEVLAPGQPGSVPLIQQMFGELAALYPGPFLHIGADETVDLGTGQTKADVDARGLGAVYLDFMQRIVTALQPLHRKLLFWGDIAQDSPDLLKKMPQSFKDSTIAIAWTYNPEPRGFDRYLTPFTNAGFETWVAPGVNNWSRVYPNNNLALLNIQGFIRDGQRLGSTGALNTIWNDDGEGLENMNWYGILFGAAASWQKGESSIPQFQDSYAQVFHGDMTGDLNEAQKEIILAHALLKQQAKTGDGSDGLFWLDPMSKDGQVYADKIRPYTHELRLHAERALTLIAQARAAAPAPSKSFTATAAPYNPADAYPSNPTSLRETDAIDALELGARRMDFIGLKFQLADEIAQGYQRAYDMRMTTDHKQRQTVASELSEINGNNGRIADIRDDYSLIRDLYQQAWLRSNRPYALRPVLEHYDYTIGLWLARSDKIRVAQRQWADSQTLPTAAELGIPAPPPTAAAH from the coding sequence ATGCTATTTTTTCGCAGCGGGATCGTCCTCCTCGCACTGACAACCTTTGCCTCCGCGCAGTCTTCCATCAAACTGATCCCCATGCCGCGCGAGGTCCATGCGACCGCCGACGTGCCGCTGCCGGACGGGGTTCGCATCGTCTGCGAAGCGCCGTGTTCGGAGGAAGACCACTTCGCCGCCACCGATCTGGGGACGAGTTTGCAGGAGCGCAATATCTCTTCGGTATCGACATCGGGATTGGTCATTGAGTTGACCCGGCTCGCCAACCACCCGGCAGAGGGCTTTACCGCCGAGATGAAGCCCGAGGGCTACGTCATCTCCGCCAGCCGCAACACGCTTACCGTCACCGCGGCTACCGCCGAAGGGCTCTTCTATGGAGCGCAGACGGTCAAGCAACTCATCGTGGGCGATGGGCCGAAGGCGATCCTGCGCGGTGCGGATATTCGCGACTGGCCCGCGTTGAAGTATCGCGGCCTCGACGACGATCTCTCGCGAGGGCCAGTACCTACGCTCGATTTTCAGAAGAAACAAATTCGTACGATTGCTGCTTACAAGATCAATATCTACTCGCCTTACTTTGAGCACACGCAGCAGTATGCGTCGAATCCGCTGATGGCTCCTCCGGGGGGCAGCATCTCCGCCGCCGATGCGAAGACGCTGGTAGCGTATGCGCAGGCCTACCATGTGACCATCATTCCCGAGCAGGAAGCCTTCGGGCATCTGCACCACAACCTGACGTGGGAGCAGTACTCTCAGTTAGCTGAAAATCCTCACGGAGAGGTGCTCGCACCCGGCCAACCCGGATCAGTTCCGCTGATCCAGCAGATGTTCGGCGAGCTTGCCGCGCTTTATCCGGGGCCATTTTTGCATATCGGTGCGGATGAAACCGTCGATCTCGGTACCGGGCAGACCAAGGCGGATGTCGACGCCCGCGGCCTTGGGGCGGTCTACCTCGATTTCATGCAGCGTATTGTCACCGCATTGCAGCCGTTGCATCGCAAGCTGCTGTTCTGGGGCGACATCGCGCAAGACTCTCCTGATTTGCTCAAGAAGATGCCGCAGTCGTTCAAGGACTCGACCATCGCCATTGCGTGGACCTATAACCCCGAGCCGCGTGGCTTCGACCGCTATCTCACACCCTTCACCAACGCTGGCTTTGAGACGTGGGTTGCGCCCGGCGTCAACAACTGGTCGCGCGTCTATCCGAATAACAATCTCGCGCTGCTGAATATTCAGGGTTTCATTCGCGATGGCCAGAGGCTTGGCTCGACCGGCGCGCTGAATACGATCTGGAACGACGACGGCGAAGGTCTTGAAAACATGAACTGGTACGGCATCCTCTTTGGTGCCGCGGCTTCGTGGCAGAAGGGCGAGTCCTCGATTCCGCAATTTCAGGACTCGTATGCGCAGGTCTTTCACGGCGACATGACAGGCGACCTCAATGAAGCGCAGAAAGAGATCATACTGGCCCACGCACTCCTGAAGCAGCAGGCCAAAACCGGCGATGGCTCCGATGGCCTCTTCTGGCTCGATCCGATGAGCAAGGACGGGCAGGTCTACGCGGACAAGATTCGCCCTTACACCCATGAGCTGCGCCTGCATGCAGAACGGGCACTTACGCTGATTGCGCAGGCCCGCGCTGCTGCACCTGCGCCGTCGAAGTCGTTTACGGCCACCGCAGCGCCTTACAACCCGGCCGATGCGTATCCCTCCAATCCGACCAGTCTGCGCGAGACGGATGCGATTGACGCGCTTGAGCTGGGTGCGCGTCGTATGGACTTCATCGGACTGAAATTTCAGTTGGCCGACGAGATCGCCCAGGGCTATCAGCGTGCCTATGACATGCGCATGACCACCGACCACAAGCAGCGCCAGACCGTCGCGAGCGAACTCTCGGAAATCAACGGCAACAACGGGCGCATCGCCGACATTCGCGATGACTATTCGTTGATTCGCGATCTCTACCAGCAGGCGTGGCTCCGGTCGAATCGGCCTTATGCTCTGCGGCCTGTACTCGAGCACTACGACTACACGATTGGCCTGTGGCTCGCTCGCAGCGACAAGATCCGCGTGGCGCAACGGCAATGGGCCGATAGCCAGACGCTGCCAACTGCGGCAGAGCTTGGCATTCCGGCGCCGCCGCCGACCGCGGCAGCCCACTAG
- the nagA gene encoding N-acetylglucosamine-6-phosphate deacetylase yields MPTTLTARQLHTSQGSIDHPVVAIDDDGLIASIHSDPANKSEDVLTTTFLDIHTHGAANYDVMHASPAELAVVNRFLATRGVGHYLPTTVTAPIDQTLRSLEALANAVESRTPTNEATPIGIHLEGPFISHAKKGVHPPADILPPDIALFDRFQEAARGHIRLITIAPEIPGALALIEHASHHGVKVSIGHTDATSEEALAAIDAGARSATHTFNAMRALDHRAPGVIAVVLDDDRLFAELICDGVHVAPEMVRLWLKAKGPNKAILVTDSMSATGMPDGTYTLGTFQVQVADGRAMSNGSLAGSVLTMDRAVANLQRFTGSPLGTAVRLASHNPAKLLGMEDAIANPIAGQPADFNVFNAAGELQVTILNGTRIPARG; encoded by the coding sequence ATGCCAACAACTCTCACAGCACGCCAGCTTCATACCTCGCAGGGCAGCATCGACCACCCCGTCGTTGCCATCGATGACGACGGCCTGATTGCCAGCATCCACTCTGATCCTGCGAACAAGTCAGAAGACGTGCTGACCACAACCTTTCTCGATATCCATACGCATGGCGCAGCCAACTATGACGTCATGCATGCCAGCCCCGCAGAGCTTGCTGTCGTAAACAGATTTCTGGCGACCCGTGGCGTCGGACATTACCTCCCTACGACGGTCACAGCCCCGATCGATCAAACACTGCGGTCACTTGAAGCATTGGCCAATGCCGTCGAATCGCGGACTCCTACCAATGAGGCAACGCCTATCGGGATTCATCTCGAAGGGCCATTCATCTCTCACGCAAAAAAAGGCGTTCACCCTCCGGCCGATATTCTTCCGCCGGATATCGCTCTCTTTGACCGCTTTCAAGAGGCAGCTCGCGGACATATCCGTCTCATCACTATCGCTCCGGAGATTCCCGGCGCGCTCGCCCTCATCGAACATGCTTCTCATCATGGCGTAAAGGTCAGCATTGGCCACACAGACGCCACGTCAGAGGAGGCGCTCGCTGCAATCGACGCCGGAGCCCGCAGTGCTACGCATACCTTCAACGCCATGCGCGCGCTCGATCATCGCGCACCCGGCGTCATCGCCGTTGTGCTCGACGATGATCGCCTGTTCGCCGAACTGATCTGTGATGGCGTCCACGTTGCTCCGGAGATGGTCCGCCTGTGGCTCAAAGCAAAGGGACCGAACAAAGCCATCCTTGTAACCGACAGCATGTCCGCCACCGGAATGCCGGATGGGACCTACACACTCGGGACTTTTCAGGTCCAGGTAGCCGATGGCCGCGCCATGTCGAACGGCAGCCTCGCCGGAAGCGTTCTAACCATGGATCGAGCCGTCGCCAATCTGCAGCGCTTCACCGGTTCACCTCTCGGTACGGCTGTGCGGCTGGCATCGCACAATCCCGCGAAGCTGCTGGGCATGGAAGACGCGATTGCTAACCCCATCGCCGGTCAACCCGCAGACTTCAACGTTTTCAACGCTGCCGGTGAGCTTCAAGTAACGATCTTGAACGGCACTCGTATTCCGGCTCGCGGATAG
- a CDS encoding DPP IV N-terminal domain-containing protein, with the protein MSRSPIRWVSVALLLIVPVFSQARSLPAQATAKSLGIFEGSSDVGSVVPPGTVAYDPAKQTYTLASAGANLWENIDAFHFVWKKVSVDVSLTADIDFPVKTGNPSPHRKALLMVRQNLDADAVYADAAQHGSGLTALQYRRAKAATTQDIELNIASPKRLRLEKRGDTVTMFLSTNGEPLHQVGASIKLHFDGPFYVGLGLCSHDAKVVEKAVFSNIELKTLTPTTPATLALYSTLQTIAINPDAGVATVAYTTRGHFEAPNWTRDGKFLIFDQDGKIMKVPVTGGMPGALDIGAATRCNGSHGLSPDGKWLAISCSMPDKPESRVYIVPSNGGTPRIVTENPNSYFHNWSPDGKRIIFTRPSHGSGNIYAIPVEGGEEKALTTGNGISDDPDCSPDGRYIYFNSDRAGGMQIWRMRPDGSELEQMTFDERMNWTPHISPDGKSMVYLSYEKGVAGHPVNKDIELRIMSLSDKKVRVLVNLVGGSGTINVPSWAPDSQHLAFVSYQKLPAEDNGSSE; encoded by the coding sequence ATGTCCAGAAGTCCTATTCGGTGGGTATCGGTTGCTCTTCTTTTAATCGTCCCTGTTTTCAGTCAGGCGCGCTCGCTCCCGGCGCAGGCCACTGCGAAATCATTGGGCATCTTCGAGGGCAGCAGCGACGTCGGCAGCGTCGTTCCTCCGGGAACTGTCGCCTACGATCCGGCGAAGCAGACGTACACCCTTGCTTCTGCGGGCGCGAACCTGTGGGAAAACATCGACGCTTTTCATTTCGTCTGGAAGAAGGTGTCGGTTGACGTGTCGCTGACGGCAGATATTGATTTTCCTGTGAAGACCGGCAACCCAAGCCCGCATCGCAAGGCGCTTCTGATGGTTCGCCAGAACCTCGATGCCGACGCTGTCTATGCCGATGCGGCCCAGCACGGCTCGGGATTGACGGCACTGCAATACCGGCGTGCAAAGGCCGCGACCACACAGGACATTGAGCTGAATATTGCATCGCCGAAGAGGCTTCGCCTCGAAAAGCGCGGCGACACAGTCACCATGTTTCTCAGCACGAACGGCGAACCGCTTCATCAGGTTGGCGCATCGATCAAGCTTCACTTCGATGGGCCATTCTATGTCGGCCTTGGGCTCTGCTCGCACGATGCCAAGGTTGTGGAGAAGGCGGTATTTTCAAATATCGAACTCAAAACGCTGACGCCGACTACACCAGCTACGCTCGCGCTTTACAGCACCCTGCAAACCATCGCAATCAATCCCGACGCCGGTGTAGCTACGGTGGCCTATACGACGCGCGGCCACTTTGAAGCGCCTAATTGGACGAGGGATGGAAAGTTCTTAATCTTCGATCAGGATGGCAAGATCATGAAGGTTCCTGTGACAGGGGGAATGCCTGGGGCTCTCGATATTGGCGCTGCTACGCGGTGCAACGGCAGCCATGGGCTCTCGCCCGACGGCAAATGGCTGGCCATCAGTTGCAGTATGCCGGACAAGCCCGAATCGCGCGTCTACATCGTTCCCTCCAACGGGGGAACGCCGCGCATTGTTACCGAGAATCCAAATTCTTACTTTCATAACTGGTCTCCCGACGGTAAAAGAATCATCTTTACTCGCCCGAGCCATGGCTCCGGCAATATCTACGCTATTCCGGTGGAAGGCGGCGAAGAGAAAGCTCTGACCACTGGCAACGGCATCAGCGACGATCCGGATTGCTCACCCGACGGAAGGTATATCTACTTCAACTCAGATCGGGCCGGCGGTATGCAGATCTGGCGTATGCGTCCCGATGGCAGCGAGCTGGAGCAGATGACCTTCGACGAGCGCATGAACTGGACGCCACACATCTCGCCCGATGGAAAGTCGATGGTCTATCTCAGCTACGAAAAGGGCGTTGCCGGACATCCGGTAAACAAAGATATAGAGCTACGCATCATGTCTTTGAGCGATAAGAAGGTCAGGGTGCTGGTGAACCTTGTTGGCGGATCTGGCACGATCAATGTGCCATCCTGGGCTCCCGACAGCCAGCATCTGGCCTTTGTCAGCTACCAGAAGCTTCCTGCAGAAGACAATGGAAGCAGTGAGTAA